In Pseudomonadota bacterium, a single window of DNA contains:
- a CDS encoding site-2 protease family protein, which translates to MGLINLLFRNPLVFILVAIPLLYSIIIHEVAHGWVANKMGDPTAKWLGRLSLNPIKHLDPIGTLMLLVFGFGWAKPVPVNFNNLHDTRKGLIFVSSAGIVANIILAFFSFFLLRLLSPSEVISTILYYMAQINIMLAAFNLIPIPPLDGSKILMGFSSRRFQYSLARLEPYGMFIIIGLLYLGVLNPLIAFFQWIILAFIGILLP; encoded by the coding sequence ATGGGTCTTATCAATCTGCTTTTTAGAAATCCTTTGGTTTTTATTCTTGTGGCGATACCGCTTTTATACTCGATTATTATTCATGAAGTAGCTCATGGCTGGGTGGCAAACAAAATGGGAGACCCGACTGCTAAGTGGCTTGGCAGATTGAGTCTTAATCCGATAAAACATCTCGATCCTATTGGAACCCTTATGCTATTGGTCTTTGGATTTGGCTGGGCAAAACCTGTTCCTGTAAATTTTAACAACCTGCACGATACACGTAAGGGGCTGATATTTGTATCCTCTGCAGGGATTGTGGCCAATATCATTTTAGCCTTTTTTTCCTTTTTTCTTCTTCGTCTTTTATCCCCATCTGAGGTTATATCAACTATTCTCTATTATATGGCTCAGATTAATATCATGCTTGCAGCCTTTAACCTGATCCCAATCCCACCACTGGATGGTTCAAAAATACTCATGGGTTTTTCATCGAGAAGGTTTCAATATTCCCTTGCGAGGCTTGAACCCTATGGAATGTTTATCATCATTGGTTTGCTTTATCTTGGTGTTTTGAATCCCCTCATAGCCTTTTTTCAGTGGATTATTTTAGCATTCATAGGAATTTTGCTGCCATAA
- a CDS encoding cytochrome c3 family protein gives MKQKSLILVVFFSLLLSLLYAFNPAVAEKKPPEVISIILEGAKLPPVAFSHTTHIEKAKIDCTACHHKDKDPKEPESCLKCHLLREAKDNEPVAKDAFHKKCLTCHKDVLAKGINAPTKCNECHKK, from the coding sequence ATGAAACAAAAATCTCTCATACTTGTTGTTTTTTTTTCATTACTCCTTTCGCTCCTCTATGCTTTTAATCCCGCAGTTGCAGAAAAAAAACCTCCAGAGGTAATTTCTATTATACTCGAAGGGGCAAAGCTTCCACCTGTTGCCTTTTCACACACAACACATATTGAAAAGGCAAAGATAGACTGTACAGCCTGTCACCACAAAGATAAAGACCCGAAAGAACCTGAAAGTTGTTTAAAGTGCCATCTCTTGAGGGAAGCGAAGGATAATGAACCTGTGGCAAAGGATGCATTCCACAAGAAATGCCTGACCTGCCATAAGGATGTCCTGGCAAAAGGGATAAACGCTCCTACAAAGTGTAATGAATGCCATAAAAAATAA